One genomic region from Marmota flaviventris isolate mMarFla1 chromosome 6, mMarFla1.hap1, whole genome shotgun sequence encodes:
- the LOC114099311 gene encoding patr class I histocompatibility antigen, CH28 alpha chain-like, which yields MSSSPKEANLCHCGLNFKVHSDLPPPPLQVAESPQSCRMRVLAPPMLLLLLLGALALRDTWAGEHRIQREIASKWEERGDHPVSTEVLGKSTWDLVGWSQWLPSPGSHSLRYFDTCVSRPGGEPRFISVGYVDDTQFVRFDSDTENPRMEPRAPWMEKVGPKYWERETQTAKDNAQSDLVSLNNLPGYYNQSAGGSHTYQRIYGCDMGTDGRLLRGYSQYAYDGADYIALNEDLRSWTAADKAAQITQRKWEAAGVAESLRAYLEGDCLKCLAGYLEKGKESLQRADPPKTHVTHHPIPEGDVTLRCWALGFYPKEITLNWQRDGEDQTQDMELVETRPAGDGNFQKWAAVVVPAGDEQRYTCHVHHKGLPEPLTLRWEPPPQPTIPILGIVAGVILLGAVVTGAVVAFVFWKKKNRCTTRHLCSSCL from the exons ATGTCGTCTTCTCCTAAAGAAGCCAATCTTTGTCACTGCGGTTTGAATTTTAAAGTCCACAGCgacctccccccgcccccactccaaGTCGCAGAATCTCCACAGAGCTGCAGGATGAGGGTGCTGGCGCCTCCAatgctgctcctcctgctcttggGGGCCTTGGCCCTGAGGGACACTTGGGCGGGTGAGCACAGGATTCAGAGGGAAATAGCCTCCAAGTGGGAGGAGCGAGGGGACCATCCAGTGAGCACTGAGGTCCTGGGGAAG TCAACCTGGGACCTGGTTGGGTGGTCTCAGTGGCTCCCTTCCCCAGGCTCCCACTCCCTGAGGTATTTCGACACCTGCGTGTCCCGCCCCGGCGGGGAGCCCCGCTTCATCTCCGTGGGCTACGTGGACGACACGCAGTTCGTGCGCTTCGACAGCGACACCGAGAATCCCAGGATGGAGCCCCGGGCGCCCTGGATGGAGAAGGTGGGACCCAAGTATTGGGAACGGGAGACACAGACCGCCAAGGACAATGCACAGAGTGACCTAGTGAGCCTCAACAACCTGCCAGGCTACTACAACCAGAGCGCGGGCG GCTCTCACACCTACCAGAGGATATATGGCTGCGACATGGGGACAGATGGGCGCCTCCTCCGCGGGTACAGTCAGTATGCCTATGATGGCGCGGATTACATAGCCCTGAATGAGGACCTGCGCTCCTGGACCGCGGCAGACAAGGCGGCTCAGATCACCCAGCGGAAGTGGGAAGCGGCTGGTGTTGCAGAGAGCTTAAGGGCCTACCTGGAAGGAGATTGCTTGAAGTGTCTTGCAGGCTAcctggagaaagggaaggagtcGCTGCAGCGAGCAG ACCCCCCGAAGACTCATGTGACTCACCACCCTATCCCTGAAGGGGATGTCACTCTGAGATGCTGGGCCCTGGGCTTCTACCCTAAGGAGATCACCCTGAACTGGCAGCGGGATGGAGAGGACCAGACCCAGGACATGGAACTTGTGGAGACCAGGCCTGCAGGGGATGGAAACTTCCAGAAATGGGCAGCTGTGGTAGTGCCTGCTGGAGACGAGCAGAGATACACCTGCCATGTGCATCATAAGGGGCTGCCTGAGCCACTCACCCTGAGATGGG agCCACCCCCTCAGCCCACCATCCCCATCTTGGGAATTGTTGCTGGTGTAATTCTCCTTGGAGCTGTTGTCACTGGAGCTGTGGTCGCTTTTGTcttttggaagaagaaaaacag GTGTACAACCAGACACCTATGCTCCAGCTGCCTGTAA